The Euphorbia lathyris chromosome 3, ddEupLath1.1, whole genome shotgun sequence genome contains a region encoding:
- the LOC136224654 gene encoding transcription termination factor MTERF8, chloroplastic-like isoform X3: protein MANHFIRNVMFPHLRLRFLHSSGPPLPTTAATSSPSFTVDFLINSCGLSLKSALSVSSKFQLNDKTPQNPQSVLQLLKSHHFSDSHVAQLIVKLPRVLNCRIHDNLKPKFEYLVKIGFEGELLPQIILSNPHMLEMSLVSRIKQSVQFLRLFLDSDEKLLVSVKRASWLLGKNLKIILQPKVDALMKEGVPAHVVERLLILQPRVILQSPERLINTVNSVKNLGFETTDTMFIQVFRVMIQMSESTWKKKIEVMKSMGFSEDDILKAFKRFPQCLAYSEENIRKTLHFYFNTMKLEPQTIIVHPNLLGYSIETRVRPRYHVLKVLESKKLIKGYKKLQILRIGEKKFRAKYIDQFIDEVPGLLEFYLGVKEANGLVLDSEEL, encoded by the exons ATGGCTAATCATTTCATTAGAAATGTCATGTTCCCTCACCTTCGATTACGTTTTCTTCATTCTTCTGGTCCACCATTACCCACCACCGCCGCAACTTCTTCACCATCGTTTACTGTTGATTTCCTCATCAATTCATGTGGCCTTTCGTTAAAATCAGCTCTATCTGTCTCCAGCAAGTTTCAGCTCAACGACAAGACTCCACAAAACCCTCAATCTGTACTTCAACTCCTCAAATCTCATCATTTCAGCGATAGCCATGTCGCTCAATTAATTGTGAAATTGCCTCGAGTTCTCAATTGCAGAATTCACGACAATCTCAAACCCAAATTTGAGTACCTCGTCAAAATTGGCTTTGAAGGTGAGCTACTTCCCCAGATCATTTTGTCTAATCCGCATATGTTGGAAATGTCTTTAGTTTCCCGAATCAAACAGTCTGTTCAGTTCTTGAGGTTGTTTTTAGATAGTGATGAGAAATTGCTTGTGTCTGTGAAGCGCGCATCATGGTTATTGGGTAAAAATTTAAAGATTATATTGCAACCAAAGGTTGATGCTTTAATGAAAGAGGGAGTGCCTGCTCATGTTGTGGAGAGGTTACTAATTTTGCAGCCAAGAGTTATACTCCAAAGTCCTGAAAGGTTGATTAATACTGTGAATTCTGTTAAAAATCTGGGCTTTGAAACTACTGATACAATGTTCATACAAGTTTTTAGAGTGATGATACAAATGAGTGAGTCAACTTGGAAGAAGAAAATTGAGGTGATGAagagtatgggatttagtgagGACGATATTCTAAAAGCTTTCAAGCGGTTTCCACAATGTTTAGCTTACTCTGAGGAGAACATTAGGAAGACATTGCATTTCTACTTTAATACTATGAAGTTGGAGCCTCAAACTATAATTGTACATCCCAATCTACTTGGGTATTCAATTGAAACAAGAGTTCGTCCAAGGTATCATGTTTTGAAGGTTTTGGAGTCAAAGAAGCTGATAAAAGGGTACAAGAAGTTACAGATCTTAAGGATAGGTGAGAAGAAATTCCGGGCCAAATATATTGATCAGTTCATAGATGAAGTCCCTGGTTTGTTGGAGTTTTATCTTGGTGTGAAGGAAGCCAATGGCTTGGTGCTCGATTcagaagaa TTATAG
- the LOC136224654 gene encoding transcription termination factor MTERF8, chloroplastic-like isoform X2 — MANHFIRNVMFPHLRLRFLHSSGPPLPTTAATSSPSFTVDFLINSCGLSLKSALSVSSKFQLNDKTPQNPQSVLQLLKSHHFSDSHVAQLIVKLPRVLNCRIHDNLKPKFEYLVKIGFEGELLPQIILSNPHMLEMSLVSRIKQSVQFLRLFLDSDEKLLVSVKRASWLLGKNLKIILQPKVDALMKEGVPAHVVERLLILQPRVILQSPERLINTVNSVKNLGFETTDTMFIQVFRVMIQMSESTWKKKIEVMKSMGFSEDDILKAFKRFPQCLAYSEENIRKTLHFYFNTMKLEPQTIIVHPNLLGYSIETRVRPRYHVLKVLESKKLIKGYKKLQILRIGEKKFRAKYIDQFIDEVPGLLEFYLGVKEANGLVLDSEENDDTNE, encoded by the exons ATGGCTAATCATTTCATTAGAAATGTCATGTTCCCTCACCTTCGATTACGTTTTCTTCATTCTTCTGGTCCACCATTACCCACCACCGCCGCAACTTCTTCACCATCGTTTACTGTTGATTTCCTCATCAATTCATGTGGCCTTTCGTTAAAATCAGCTCTATCTGTCTCCAGCAAGTTTCAGCTCAACGACAAGACTCCACAAAACCCTCAATCTGTACTTCAACTCCTCAAATCTCATCATTTCAGCGATAGCCATGTCGCTCAATTAATTGTGAAATTGCCTCGAGTTCTCAATTGCAGAATTCACGACAATCTCAAACCCAAATTTGAGTACCTCGTCAAAATTGGCTTTGAAGGTGAGCTACTTCCCCAGATCATTTTGTCTAATCCGCATATGTTGGAAATGTCTTTAGTTTCCCGAATCAAACAGTCTGTTCAGTTCTTGAGGTTGTTTTTAGATAGTGATGAGAAATTGCTTGTGTCTGTGAAGCGCGCATCATGGTTATTGGGTAAAAATTTAAAGATTATATTGCAACCAAAGGTTGATGCTTTAATGAAAGAGGGAGTGCCTGCTCATGTTGTGGAGAGGTTACTAATTTTGCAGCCAAGAGTTATACTCCAAAGTCCTGAAAGGTTGATTAATACTGTGAATTCTGTTAAAAATCTGGGCTTTGAAACTACTGATACAATGTTCATACAAGTTTTTAGAGTGATGATACAAATGAGTGAGTCAACTTGGAAGAAGAAAATTGAGGTGATGAagagtatgggatttagtgagGACGATATTCTAAAAGCTTTCAAGCGGTTTCCACAATGTTTAGCTTACTCTGAGGAGAACATTAGGAAGACATTGCATTTCTACTTTAATACTATGAAGTTGGAGCCTCAAACTATAATTGTACATCCCAATCTACTTGGGTATTCAATTGAAACAAGAGTTCGTCCAAGGTATCATGTTTTGAAGGTTTTGGAGTCAAAGAAGCTGATAAAAGGGTACAAGAAGTTACAGATCTTAAGGATAGGTGAGAAGAAATTCCGGGCCAAATATATTGATCAGTTCATAGATGAAGTCCCTGGTTTGTTGGAGTTTTATCTTGGTGTGAAGGAAGCCAATGGCTTGGTGCTCGATTcagaagaa AATGATGATACAAATGAGTGA
- the LOC136224654 gene encoding transcription termination factor MTERF8, chloroplastic-like isoform X1, whose protein sequence is MANHFIRNVMFPHLRLRFLHSSGPPLPTTAATSSPSFTVDFLINSCGLSLKSALSVSSKFQLNDKTPQNPQSVLQLLKSHHFSDSHVAQLIVKLPRVLNCRIHDNLKPKFEYLVKIGFEGELLPQIILSNPHMLEMSLVSRIKQSVQFLRLFLDSDEKLLVSVKRASWLLGKNLKIILQPKVDALMKEGVPAHVVERLLILQPRVILQSPERLINTVNSVKNLGFETTDTMFIQVFRVMIQMSESTWKKKIEVMKSMGFSEDDILKAFKRFPQCLAYSEENIRKTLHFYFNTMKLEPQTIIVHPNLLGYSIETRVRPRYHVLKVLESKKLIKGYKKLQILRIGEKKFRAKYIDQFIDEVPGLLEFYLGVKEANGLVLDSEEQRNREQRMWDRDDNINRVFHRNDKRALELFSTVCLTPLLTQKCKLVFLNSVRNTSSCSVF, encoded by the exons ATGGCTAATCATTTCATTAGAAATGTCATGTTCCCTCACCTTCGATTACGTTTTCTTCATTCTTCTGGTCCACCATTACCCACCACCGCCGCAACTTCTTCACCATCGTTTACTGTTGATTTCCTCATCAATTCATGTGGCCTTTCGTTAAAATCAGCTCTATCTGTCTCCAGCAAGTTTCAGCTCAACGACAAGACTCCACAAAACCCTCAATCTGTACTTCAACTCCTCAAATCTCATCATTTCAGCGATAGCCATGTCGCTCAATTAATTGTGAAATTGCCTCGAGTTCTCAATTGCAGAATTCACGACAATCTCAAACCCAAATTTGAGTACCTCGTCAAAATTGGCTTTGAAGGTGAGCTACTTCCCCAGATCATTTTGTCTAATCCGCATATGTTGGAAATGTCTTTAGTTTCCCGAATCAAACAGTCTGTTCAGTTCTTGAGGTTGTTTTTAGATAGTGATGAGAAATTGCTTGTGTCTGTGAAGCGCGCATCATGGTTATTGGGTAAAAATTTAAAGATTATATTGCAACCAAAGGTTGATGCTTTAATGAAAGAGGGAGTGCCTGCTCATGTTGTGGAGAGGTTACTAATTTTGCAGCCAAGAGTTATACTCCAAAGTCCTGAAAGGTTGATTAATACTGTGAATTCTGTTAAAAATCTGGGCTTTGAAACTACTGATACAATGTTCATACAAGTTTTTAGAGTGATGATACAAATGAGTGAGTCAACTTGGAAGAAGAAAATTGAGGTGATGAagagtatgggatttagtgagGACGATATTCTAAAAGCTTTCAAGCGGTTTCCACAATGTTTAGCTTACTCTGAGGAGAACATTAGGAAGACATTGCATTTCTACTTTAATACTATGAAGTTGGAGCCTCAAACTATAATTGTACATCCCAATCTACTTGGGTATTCAATTGAAACAAGAGTTCGTCCAAGGTATCATGTTTTGAAGGTTTTGGAGTCAAAGAAGCTGATAAAAGGGTACAAGAAGTTACAGATCTTAAGGATAGGTGAGAAGAAATTCCGGGCCAAATATATTGATCAGTTCATAGATGAAGTCCCTGGTTTGTTGGAGTTTTATCTTGGTGTGAAGGAAGCCAATGGCTTGGTGCTCGATTcagaagaa CAAAGAAACAGGGAACAGAGAATGTGGGATAGAGATGATAACATCAACAGAGTGTTTCACAGAAATGATAAACGGGCATTGGAATTGTTTTCGACTGTTTGTTTAACTCCATTACTCACCCAGAAATGCAAGTTGGTGTTCTTGAACTCAGTGAGAAATACATCTTCTTGTTCTGTGTTTTGA